The Novosphingobium aromaticivorans DSM 12444 genome segment GCACCACGACCGCGCCGCCCGTCACGTTGCGGCCGAACAGCAGGCCCTGCGGGCCGCGCAGCACTTCGACGCCTTCGAGGTCGAAGGTGTCGAACAGGATGCCGGCGCTGATGCCCATGTAGACGCCGTCGACGAATACGCCGACGGTTGGATCGATAGAGGGGATCGAGCTGTTGATGCCAAGGCCGCGGATGGAGAAATTGGCAAAGCCTGGTGCGGTGCCGACGTCGTCGAGCTGCACGTTGGGTGCGCTATAGCCCAGGTTGTCGAGCGTGCGCACGTGCTGGCTTTCGAGTTGTTCGGAGCCGAAAGCGGTGACGGCAATCGGCACGTCCTGCACGTTCTGCGCGTTCGCCTTCTTGGTGGCGGTGACGACGATGTCGCCGAACACCGATGCCTCGGTGGCCTGCTCCTGCGGTGCCACTGCTTCCTGCGCGTAAGCCTGTCCACCGGCGAGAAGTGCCAGCGCGCTCGTTCCCAGTACGGCCACGAGCCGCAGGTGTGCTACCCTCTTCATCCCCATCCCCTTTCTTCTGTAGATGTTCTGCCTGCCAGTTGCGGGCCGCACGACATCGCTCGGGCAAATGCGCCCGTTGTGTGCCGCCTCCGGCATTTGTCTCGAATTCCTTGTGGTGCCCCTTCATCGCCCGCATGATGCCTCATCGGCAATCCGGAGCGGTCCGGTGGCGCCAGAATCATACTGGCGATTCGGGTTCTAGCGTCGCAGCGTGTGGCCAAGGCCTCCGTCCACGGCAAGCGATTGGCCCGTGACGAAGCCCGATCGCGCGCCTGCCAGCCAGAGCGCTGCCTGGGCAATGTCGTCAATCTCGCCCAGCCTGCCGAGCGGCGTCTGTCCAACGCGGCTTTCGAATTGCTCGGGCGTGAGGATCGCCTTCACGCCTTCCGTCGCCACGGTCGAAGGCGCGATCGCGTTTACGCGGATGCTGCGCGGGCCAAGCTCGACCGAAGCAGAACGGGTAAGGCCGTCCACGCCCGCCTTGACCGCAGCATAGAGCAGCGCGCCCGCGCTCCCCAAACGCCCGGCCATCGAACCGATGTTGACGATGGCCCCGCCGCTTTCGGGCATGTGCGGCAACACCGCCTGGATGCCCCAGACGATCCCGCCCAGGCCAACGCCAGTCATCCGAGCGAAGATTTCGGGGGTGATGTCGGCGATCAGGTCATAGCTGTTCCACATCGCATTGTTGACCAGCACGTCGATCTTGCCGAACCGTGCGGCGGCCTCATCAATCGCCGCCGTCAATGCGGCACGGTCCGACACGTCTGCACCAAGTCCGATGGCGCCATTGCCGATTTCCGTTGCTGCGGCTTCCGCCCAGTGCTGCTTTAGATCGACGAGCGCCACGTGCGCGCCTTCCGCAGCATAGAGCGCAGCAATCGCCTTGCCTAAACCGCGCGATGCGCCGGTCACGATTGCGACCTTGCCTTCCAGTTCTCCGGCCGTTTGCTTGGCCAATCCCGTGTCCATGGCGTATCCTTTCGCTTTGGCACGGGCTTAACCGGCAACGATGCATTCGCAGCGGGGGCGCCAAGCGGTCGGCCAGATTATTCCGTGCATGATAACCGCAAGGCACCGTCCGGTGACTTTTGACCCGCGAGCAAGCGTAGGGGACGCTTCCACCAGCAAGGATGGACCGGGAGGCCTGCGTGGAAGCGAAACAAAGGGAAGGGCGTGCGCGCCTCGTTCTGGTGACCGGCGCGGCCCGCGGCATCGGTCTGGCGTGTGCCCACCGCTTTGCCAGGGCCGGTGATCGCGTGGTCATGGCCGACCGCGACTTGGCGGCGTGCACTTTCGAGGCTGAAAGGCTCGGCTCGCGGCATGTCGCGCTGCAACTGGACGTTTCGGACGAAGCGGCGGTCGAGCACGCGATGGACGGTCTTCTGCAGCAGTTCGGCGCGTTCGATGTCGTGATCAACAACGCCGGGGTGGTGGATCGCTTTGCCCGGCCGCTTCTTGACGTACCGCCGGAGGATATCGACCGGCTGATAGGCGTCAATCTCGAAGGTCCCTATCTGGTTGTGCGCGCTGCGCTGCGGACGATCCTTGCCGGACGGCGTGGCGCGGCAATCGTCAACGTCGCATCGGGCGCGGCACTGCGCGCGCTGCCGGGCCGTGCCGCCTACAGCATGACAAAGGCGGGCGTCATCGGCATGACCCGCGCGATGGCGATAGAGCTTGGCCCCCAGGGTATCGCCGTCAACGCCGTGCTGCCGGGATACATCGACACCGAAATTCTCCTTGCTCTGGAGCGGGAGGGCAAGTTCGACCGCGCCGCCGCTGCCGGCGCAATACCGATGGGAAGGCTCGGCCGGACAGATGAGATTGCCGAGGCGGTCCATTACCTCGCGCGCGGGGGTTATCATTGCGGCAGCCTGCTTTCGGTCGATGGTGGGGTCGATGCGTATGGCGGTTCGGGCAAGGCCTCCACCGCCGTCATGCCGCACCGCCCGGTGCGCGCGGGCGACGTCGCTTGCGTGACCGGCGGGGCGAGCGGCATCGGCGCCGTTGTGGCAGACCGGCTTGCCGGGCTCGGCTGGCTCGTGGCGATAATCGACAGCCGGGAAATCGCGGACGGACCACACCCTGCGTGGCAGGCCGACATCGCCAGCGAAGCCTCGGTCGAGAGCGCGATGGCAGGCATCGCTGGCCAGCTCGGCCCGGTGACGCTGCTGGTCAACAATGCCGGTATCGTCGAACCCATGGCGAAGTCTGCCGACCAGGCGCTTGCCGACTTCCGCCGCACGATCGACGTGAACGTGAAGGGCACTATCCATGCATCGCGCGCGGCTGCGCGGCAGATGATCGGCGCGGGCGGTGGGGCCATTGTCAATCTTTCCTCCATCACGGCATCGCTCGGTTTGCCGGGGCGCAATGCCTATTGCGCGTCGAAATCTGCCGTCACCATGCTCACCCGCAGTCTCGCCTGCGAATGGGCCGCGCATGGCATCCGGGTGAATGCGGTCGCGCCAGGATACATCCTGACCCCCGCAGTGCAGGCCTTGCTGGCTTCGGGAGAGCGCGACATGAACTCCGTCGTCCGGCGCATACCGGTGGCGCGCCTTGGTCAGCCTGACGAAGTGGCGGACGCCATCGCGTTTCTGGCCTCGGATGCGGCATCCTATGTTACCGGCGCCACGCTTCAGGTGGATGGCGGCTATCTTGCCAGCGGGCATCCGCCCGATGGACCGATGCCCTGAAGCGTCTTGGGGCCAATCGCATATGCAATAGTTGCCCCGGGGTCCGGTGGTATCCGTGCCAAGCGGGTCATGCTTCCATAGGTTCCGGTTCAATCAGATTTCGGGAGAGAAGCGATGAGTCAGGTAAGGTTGGACGTCAGCGATTACGTGGCCGTGGTCACGATCGACAATCCTCCGGTCAATGCCCAGAACATGGACCTCGTGGACGAACTGATCGCCACGTTCGACAGCTTCAACGACCGGGACGACGTGCGCGTGGCCGTACTGACCGGCGCGGGCAAGTGCTTTTCCGCAGGTGCGGACCTGCGCAACCGACCCGACCTTTCCGCCCCCGGCGCACGCTGGGCGCGCAACCGCAAGGTGCGCGAAGTCAGCTATTGCATCATTGACAACGCCAAGCCGACCATCGCGGCGGTCAACGGTCCGGCACTGGGAGCGGGGCTTGGCCTCGTGGCAAGCTGCGACATCATCGTTGCTTCCGAAAATGCCGTGTTTGGCCTGCCCGAGGTGGACGTCGGCCTGATGGGCGGTGGAAAGCACGCCGAACGCATCCTGCCGCATTCGCTCGTGCGCCGGATGATGCTGACCGGCTACCGTGCGCCCGCCGAGGAGCTTTACAGGCGTGGTGTGATCGAGGCCTGCCTGCCGCCCGAGGAACTGATGCCCTGGGTTATGGACATGGCCCGCAACATCGCCGCCAAGAGTCCGCTGGCTACCCGCCTCGCCAAGGACAGCATGCGCACGATCGAAAACATGACCTTGCGTGACGGCTACGTCTACGAACAGGGCAATACCGCAAAGCTTGCCACTTCCCAAGATGCGGCAGAGGCCGTGGCTGCTTTCGTGGAGAAGCGCCCCCCGGTTTTCCTCGGTCGCTGACGGGGAGCGCGCGACGATGACTGCTGGCAACTGGAACTTCGGCGACCTGCTTGATATCGCCGCCGCCAATGTCCCGACGGACCGTCCCGCGCTCGTGCGGGGCGACCGGACGATCGCGTGGGGCGAATTCGATTGCCGCACCAACCGGCTCGCCCGCGCGATGCTGGCAAGTGGCCTGAAGACCGGAGACCGCGTGGCCATCCTCGCGCGCAACATTCCCGAATTTATCGAGATCGCCTGCGCCGCGTTCAAGGCGCGCCTGACCCACGTCAACATCAACTACCGCTACACCACCGCCGAAATCGAATATGTCCTTGCCGATTGCGGCGCGGCAGCGCTGTTCCATCAGGACGAATTTGCAGGCGTCGTCGAGCCCCTCCCTGCCGCGCTCGATCATCTGAGGCTCGTCGTGCAGATCGGCGGGGAGGGCAGCTACGACCGGATGGTCGAAGAGGGCGACGGCACGCCGCTCGGCATCGCCCGGTCCCCCGAGGACGGCTATCTCCTCTATACCGGCGGCACCACCGGGCGCCCCAAGGGCGTCATGTGGGCGGCAGGCGATGCACGCGCGGTACAGCTTGAGGCGCCAACGGTGCGCAATCCGGTGCTGACCCTGGAGGACCACGCGAAGCAGGTTGCGGCCAACATCACCCCGGGCCGCGTGCTTCCGGCCTGTCCGCTGATGCACGGGGCGGGGCTCAACAGTTCGATGGCGGAACTCCTGATGGGCGGCACTGCGGTGTTGCTGGAAAAGGACAGCTTTCGCGCCGACGATCTATGGGATCAGGTCGAGGGGCACCAGGTCACGCGCATCCTGATCGTCGGCGACGTTTTCGCCCGGCCGATGCTTCAGGCGCTCGAGGCTGAACCGGGTCGCTGGGACCTGTCATGTCTCAAGGTCATTTCCTCGGCCGGCCTGATGTGGAGCGAGGAAGTGAAGCGTGGCCTTGTCCGCCAACTTCCGCAGCTGACGCTGGTGGATATCCTCGGTGCGTCCGAGGCCTCGGGTTTCGGCTATGCCGTGACGACCGCCACGCGTGAGACACCTACCGGCTATTTCGAGCCAGGTCGCCAGACCGTCATCATCGACGTCGACACCGACCGCGTGCTGGCCGACGACGAACCCGGCACAGGCTGGCTCGCCCGCCGCCCACCTTTCGCGCAAGGCTATTTCGGCGATCCGGAAAAGACCGCGCAGACCTATCGCACCATTGGCGGCATCACTTATGCCATCCCCGGCGACATGGCCGAACGTACTGTCGAGGGTCTCATTCGATTGATCGGTCGCGGCAATCTGTGCATCAATACCGGCGGCGAAAAGGTCTTCGTCGAGGAAGTCGAGGAAGCACTCAAGCGAGCCCCGGGCATCGAGGACGCCATCGTTGTCGGTGTGCCGGACGAGACTTGGGGCAAGGCCGTCGTCGCCCTGGTCCGCACTGGCGCGACCTACGACGAGGACGCCGCACGCACGGCGCTTGCAGCAG includes the following:
- a CDS encoding SDR family NAD(P)-dependent oxidoreductase; translated protein: MDTGLAKQTAGELEGKVAIVTGASRGLGKAIAALYAAEGAHVALVDLKQHWAEAAATEIGNGAIGLGADVSDRAALTAAIDEAAARFGKIDVLVNNAMWNSYDLIADITPEIFARMTGVGLGGIVWGIQAVLPHMPESGGAIVNIGSMAGRLGSAGALLYAAVKAGVDGLTRSASVELGPRSIRVNAIAPSTVATEGVKAILTPEQFESRVGQTPLGRLGEIDDIAQAALWLAGARSGFVTGQSLAVDGGLGHTLRR
- a CDS encoding SDR family oxidoreductase: MEAKQREGRARLVLVTGAARGIGLACAHRFARAGDRVVMADRDLAACTFEAERLGSRHVALQLDVSDEAAVEHAMDGLLQQFGAFDVVINNAGVVDRFARPLLDVPPEDIDRLIGVNLEGPYLVVRAALRTILAGRRGAAIVNVASGAALRALPGRAAYSMTKAGVIGMTRAMAIELGPQGIAVNAVLPGYIDTEILLALEREGKFDRAAAAGAIPMGRLGRTDEIAEAVHYLARGGYHCGSLLSVDGGVDAYGGSGKASTAVMPHRPVRAGDVACVTGGASGIGAVVADRLAGLGWLVAIIDSREIADGPHPAWQADIASEASVESAMAGIAGQLGPVTLLVNNAGIVEPMAKSADQALADFRRTIDVNVKGTIHASRAAARQMIGAGGGAIVNLSSITASLGLPGRNAYCASKSAVTMLTRSLACEWAAHGIRVNAVAPGYILTPAVQALLASGERDMNSVVRRIPVARLGQPDEVADAIAFLASDAASYVTGATLQVDGGYLASGHPPDGPMP
- a CDS encoding enoyl-CoA hydratase/isomerase family protein, which encodes MSQVRLDVSDYVAVVTIDNPPVNAQNMDLVDELIATFDSFNDRDDVRVAVLTGAGKCFSAGADLRNRPDLSAPGARWARNRKVREVSYCIIDNAKPTIAAVNGPALGAGLGLVASCDIIVASENAVFGLPEVDVGLMGGGKHAERILPHSLVRRMMLTGYRAPAEELYRRGVIEACLPPEELMPWVMDMARNIAAKSPLATRLAKDSMRTIENMTLRDGYVYEQGNTAKLATSQDAAEAVAAFVEKRPPVFLGR
- a CDS encoding acyl-CoA synthetase; amino-acid sequence: MTAGNWNFGDLLDIAAANVPTDRPALVRGDRTIAWGEFDCRTNRLARAMLASGLKTGDRVAILARNIPEFIEIACAAFKARLTHVNINYRYTTAEIEYVLADCGAAALFHQDEFAGVVEPLPAALDHLRLVVQIGGEGSYDRMVEEGDGTPLGIARSPEDGYLLYTGGTTGRPKGVMWAAGDARAVQLEAPTVRNPVLTLEDHAKQVAANITPGRVLPACPLMHGAGLNSSMAELLMGGTAVLLEKDSFRADDLWDQVEGHQVTRILIVGDVFARPMLQALEAEPGRWDLSCLKVISSAGLMWSEEVKRGLVRQLPQLTLVDILGASEASGFGYAVTTATRETPTGYFEPGRQTVIIDVDTDRVLADDEPGTGWLARRPPFAQGYFGDPEKTAQTYRTIGGITYAIPGDMAERTVEGLIRLIGRGNLCINTGGEKVFVEEVEEALKRAPGIEDAIVVGVPDETWGKAVVALVRTGATYDEDAARTALAADLARYKLPRRIIVLDDLPRHASGKSDYRRATELAVAHLALAA